A genomic region of Marinobacter sp. NP-4(2019) contains the following coding sequences:
- a CDS encoding histone deacetylase produces the protein MEGRVAEKTLVTVFYDERVLNHFPDVNAAFLPGRLDKRVRTILAGLNVQWKYPEHPGRLAAIMDLLKREPIPGVAFAGGKTATREQLARVHTLSYLEDIFSLRDKSAWLDVDTTAVSPGSIEAAEVAAGTAIAAVEAVVAGKTDSAFAVVRPPGHHAEPVRARGFCLFNNVAVAAAHAQAVLGCERVLILDWDAHHGNGTQDIFWADPDVMFIDLHRAAPFYPGSGALQDVGAGLGEGTTVNIPLPGGAGDVAYFRALQEIVVPAADYFKPDLILVSAGFDAHWYDLAMNVSYEGFAAMTSVVQTLARRHCDGRLVCVLEGGYNTESLSHGVQSVLKVLAGGSVPDLKVCGMEEVERAIEFHRSAFTDDDTD, from the coding sequence ATGGAGGGTCGTGTGGCGGAAAAAACGCTGGTCACCGTGTTTTACGATGAGCGGGTTCTCAACCACTTCCCGGATGTGAACGCCGCTTTCCTGCCGGGGCGACTGGACAAGCGGGTTCGCACGATCCTGGCCGGCCTTAATGTGCAATGGAAGTACCCCGAACATCCCGGTCGACTGGCAGCCATCATGGACCTCCTCAAACGGGAGCCGATTCCCGGGGTGGCGTTCGCTGGTGGGAAGACCGCAACGCGGGAGCAGTTGGCCCGTGTTCACACCCTGTCCTACCTGGAAGATATCTTCTCGCTGAGGGACAAAAGCGCCTGGCTGGATGTCGATACCACCGCAGTGTCGCCGGGCAGTATCGAAGCGGCTGAGGTGGCTGCGGGTACCGCCATCGCCGCCGTGGAAGCGGTGGTCGCTGGTAAGACGGACAGTGCATTTGCCGTGGTGCGACCGCCGGGACACCATGCTGAACCGGTGCGGGCGAGGGGATTCTGCCTGTTCAACAACGTGGCGGTTGCCGCGGCCCATGCCCAGGCGGTATTGGGTTGTGAGCGGGTGCTGATCCTGGATTGGGATGCCCACCATGGCAACGGTACCCAGGACATCTTCTGGGCCGACCCCGATGTCATGTTCATTGACCTGCATCGGGCGGCGCCCTTCTATCCGGGGTCGGGTGCGCTGCAGGATGTGGGCGCCGGCCTTGGCGAGGGCACCACGGTAAATATCCCTTTGCCCGGCGGGGCCGGCGATGTGGCGTATTTCCGTGCGCTGCAGGAGATCGTGGTGCCGGCGGCGGATTACTTCAAACCGGACCTGATCCTGGTGTCGGCGGGCTTCGATGCCCACTGGTATGATCTTGCGATGAACGTCAGTTACGAAGGTTTCGCGGCCATGACCAGCGTGGTGCAGACTCTGGCCCGGCGGCATTGTGATGGCCGGCTGGTGTGTGTTCTGGAAGGGGGGTATAACACGGAGTCCCTGTCCCATGGGGTCCAATCCGTGTTGAAGGTGCTGGCAGGCGGTTCGGTGCCTGATCTTAAGGTTTGCGGTATGGAAGAGGTGGAACGGGCCATTGAATTTCATCGCAGTGCCTTTACCGACGATGATACGGACTAA
- a CDS encoding metal-dependent hydrolase, with product MTTATAEKLDSVTTPAEAPKADVPIRHMKFDFNAKDADPNFYLNTELASAYFEALSIFLTYGEDLVIETARYHRDFLKDPVLKQRVTSLIGQEALHSKVHEEWNEVLKEHRFPVTIYRFLAENVFNYGFRRFPQPLQLSLMAGIEHFTAVLAEFMMKHEDNFFHSEDEKQRGLWMWHMLEESEHKDIAYDVFQQLSGNYALRVSGFALALITIWFLVPLGGVLIPFIRRPRNLISLRFWKDAKRSLDLLIGRGDGVYGSTLGHVFDYLRPGFHPNDHDTSEYLAYYKERLLNPETGLLAPYLLKEIIPPVRA from the coding sequence ATGACCACTGCAACCGCCGAAAAACTCGATTCCGTAACAACACCAGCGGAAGCGCCAAAGGCTGACGTGCCGATCCGGCACATGAAGTTCGACTTCAATGCCAAGGATGCCGATCCTAACTTTTACCTGAACACCGAACTGGCGTCCGCCTACTTCGAGGCCCTCTCGATCTTTCTGACCTATGGCGAAGATCTGGTCATCGAGACCGCCCGTTACCATCGCGATTTCCTCAAGGACCCGGTGCTGAAACAGCGGGTGACGTCCCTGATCGGCCAGGAAGCGCTGCATTCCAAGGTGCACGAGGAATGGAACGAAGTCTTGAAGGAACACCGCTTTCCAGTGACCATCTACCGTTTTCTCGCCGAGAACGTCTTCAATTACGGCTTCCGACGGTTTCCGCAACCGCTGCAACTCTCGCTGATGGCCGGCATCGAACATTTCACCGCCGTGCTGGCGGAATTCATGATGAAGCACGAAGACAACTTCTTTCACAGTGAGGATGAGAAACAGCGCGGCCTGTGGATGTGGCACATGCTGGAGGAGTCCGAGCACAAGGACATCGCCTACGATGTCTTCCAGCAACTCTCGGGCAACTATGCGTTGCGTGTCAGCGGGTTTGCGCTGGCGCTGATCACCATCTGGTTCCTGGTTCCCCTGGGCGGCGTACTGATTCCGTTTATCCGCCGACCACGCAACCTGATCAGTCTGCGGTTCTGGAAGGATGCCAAGCGCAGCCTGGACCTGCTGATCGGCCGCGGGGATGGCGTCTATGGCAGCACCCTTGGCCATGTGTTTGATTACCTGCGCCCGGGATTCCACCCCAACGATCACGACACGTCCGAGTATCTCGCCTACTACAAAGAACGCCTGCTCAACCCGGAGACCGGCCTGCTGGCCCCCTACCTGCTCAAGGAAATCATCCCTCCGGTCCGGGCGTAA
- a CDS encoding flavin-containing monooxygenase, producing MATSNTQPSAADTIYDSFIVGAGISGLATAIKLKKTGYHNFKIIEKAGRVGGTWRENTYPGCGCDVPSSLYSYSFAPSSQWSNLFAKQPEILDYLENVSDDFGITPLIEFNNELHRAAWDDERHLWQLDTSNGQYLSKTVVFATGPITESKIPAIPGLETFKGEMFHSARWNHDYDLTGKRIAVIGTGASAIQFVPRIQPQAGELHVFQRTAPWVLPKPDMQLGDTSKQVIDRFPAIQSTWRKAVAGSLNVINFGLRNPTFLKPVNVAARQLLKLQIQDPELRKAVTPNFDIGCKRILFANDYYDALQADNTSLIPSGLVKVEGNTVIAANGERRDVDVIIWGTGFDVSHPPIGNKVFNADGERWADLWKNSSPEAYLGTTLENSPNAFLILGPNVLVYDSFIRLAEAQLDYIIDGLWKIREKRISKLSIKRSVLKQHNQRVQKNLQTTVFNAGGCSSYYLDQNGRNFAAWPWSLSALKRRLNVFRLKDYDVEYAQKASVHALSDQPLKRAAVQEEVSSLS from the coding sequence ATGGCAACTTCAAACACCCAGCCCTCCGCCGCGGACACGATCTACGACAGCTTTATTGTCGGCGCGGGTATTTCCGGGCTGGCCACGGCAATCAAGCTGAAGAAAACCGGCTACCATAATTTCAAGATCATCGAGAAGGCCGGCCGCGTCGGTGGCACCTGGCGGGAAAACACCTATCCCGGCTGTGGCTGCGATGTGCCGTCCTCACTCTATTCCTACTCGTTTGCGCCGAGCAGCCAGTGGAGCAACCTGTTTGCCAAGCAGCCGGAAATTCTGGATTACCTGGAAAACGTCAGCGACGACTTCGGCATCACCCCGCTGATCGAGTTCAACAACGAGCTGCATCGCGCCGCCTGGGATGACGAACGTCATCTCTGGCAACTGGACACCAGCAACGGCCAGTACCTTTCGAAAACCGTGGTCTTCGCCACCGGCCCGATCACCGAATCAAAAATCCCGGCGATTCCGGGACTGGAAACCTTCAAGGGCGAGATGTTCCACTCCGCCCGCTGGAATCACGATTACGACCTGACCGGCAAGCGTATTGCGGTCATCGGTACCGGCGCCTCGGCCATTCAATTCGTGCCCCGGATCCAGCCGCAGGCCGGAGAGCTCCACGTCTTCCAGCGCACGGCGCCCTGGGTACTGCCCAAGCCCGACATGCAACTGGGCGATACCAGCAAACAGGTGATTGACCGCTTCCCGGCAATCCAGAGTACCTGGCGCAAGGCCGTGGCCGGCTCGCTGAATGTGATCAACTTCGGCCTGCGCAACCCGACCTTCCTGAAGCCGGTCAATGTGGCCGCCCGACAACTGCTCAAGCTTCAGATTCAGGATCCGGAACTGCGCAAGGCGGTGACCCCGAACTTCGACATCGGCTGCAAGCGCATCCTGTTTGCCAACGACTATTACGACGCCCTGCAGGCGGACAACACCTCGCTGATTCCCAGCGGGCTGGTGAAAGTGGAAGGCAACACGGTCATCGCCGCCAATGGCGAACGCCGCGACGTGGATGTGATTATCTGGGGTACCGGGTTCGACGTCTCCCACCCGCCTATCGGCAACAAGGTGTTCAACGCCGATGGCGAGCGCTGGGCCGACCTGTGGAAGAACAGTTCGCCGGAAGCCTACCTGGGCACCACCCTGGAGAATTCCCCCAACGCCTTTCTGATCCTGGGGCCCAACGTGCTGGTGTACGACTCGTTTATCCGGCTGGCGGAGGCGCAGCTCGACTACATCATTGACGGTCTGTGGAAGATCAGGGAAAAGCGCATCAGCAAGCTGAGCATCAAACGCTCGGTGCTGAAACAGCACAACCAACGGGTGCAGAAGAACCTGCAAACCACCGTCTTCAACGCCGGTGGCTGCAGCAGTTACTACCTGGACCAGAACGGCCGCAACTTCGCCGCCTGGCCCTGGTCACTGAGCGCCCTGAAGCGCCGGCTGAACGTGTTCAGGCTGAAAGATTACGACGTGGAATACGCCCAAAAAGCCAGTGTTCACGCCCTGTCTGACCAGCCCCTGAAGCGGGCAGCGGTTCAGGAAGAGGTTTCCAGCTTGTCCTGA
- the yghU gene encoding glutathione-dependent disulfide-bond oxidoreductase — MTDNTYTPPKVWKWDSASGGAFANINRPIAGPTHDKELPVGKHPLQLYSLATPNGVKVTVMLEELLALGFEGAEYDAHLIRITEGDQFGSGFVKVNPNSKIPAMMDYSTNPPVRLFESGSILLYLAEKFGAFVPRDVAGRAECMNWLFWQMGSAPLLGGGFGHFYAYAPEKYEYPINRYAMEVKRQLDVLDRQLADRPYIAGDEYTIADMAIWPWYGALVKNKVYEAAEFLEAHTYTNVVRWTDEIAKRPAVQRGRMVNRAWGEPSSQLHERHDASDFELRTQDKLETSS; from the coding sequence ATGACTGATAACACCTACACCCCACCGAAAGTCTGGAAATGGGACTCCGCCAGCGGCGGTGCGTTTGCCAACATCAATCGTCCCATTGCCGGTCCGACCCATGACAAGGAGCTTCCGGTGGGCAAGCATCCGTTGCAGCTGTATTCCCTGGCCACACCCAATGGCGTGAAGGTCACGGTGATGCTGGAAGAGCTGTTGGCCCTGGGGTTTGAGGGGGCGGAGTACGACGCTCACCTGATCCGGATTACCGAGGGAGACCAGTTCGGCAGTGGCTTTGTGAAGGTGAACCCGAACTCCAAGATTCCGGCGATGATGGACTACAGCACTAACCCGCCGGTGCGGTTGTTCGAGTCAGGGTCGATTCTGCTGTATCTCGCGGAGAAGTTTGGCGCCTTCGTGCCGAGGGACGTTGCCGGTCGTGCCGAATGCATGAACTGGCTGTTCTGGCAGATGGGCAGTGCGCCGTTGCTGGGTGGCGGCTTTGGTCACTTCTACGCCTACGCCCCGGAGAAGTACGAATACCCGATCAACCGCTACGCGATGGAAGTGAAGCGCCAACTGGATGTGCTGGATCGTCAGCTGGCGGACCGTCCGTACATTGCCGGTGATGAATACACCATTGCCGATATGGCGATCTGGCCCTGGTACGGGGCGTTGGTGAAGAACAAGGTCTACGAGGCGGCGGAATTCCTCGAGGCCCACACCTACACCAACGTGGTCCGCTGGACCGATGAAATCGCCAAGCGCCCGGCTGTTCAGCGTGGCCGCATGGTCAACCGGGCCTGGGGCGAGCCGTCGAGCCAGCTCCATGAGCGGCACGACGCCAGTGATTTCGAGCTCCGCACTCAGGACAAGCTGGAAACCTCTTCCTGA
- a CDS encoding LysR family transcriptional regulator, producing the protein MNIRTLETFVWIARLGSFRAAASRVYASQPSVSARIAGLEEQLGVELFDRSGKKITLTAKGREFLVYAEKMLSLHGEMLQAVARPESIQGTIRLAVSETIAHTWLPQLLERVSEAFPAINLELDVDISVSLAEKLKNHEIDIAFLMGGVNQPGIINRDLCRYSLIWVASPQLNIPDQTMSLAELASWPIVTYPKQSEPYIAIRSLVDPMNHSTRVHSCSSLSTIIRMTVDGLGVSALPREILQRELDTGALRQFEVDANVPDLAFNAAYRAAPSGSVVHAIAELALVTAKERAAVASQVMQDPEKHD; encoded by the coding sequence ATGAATATCAGGACTCTGGAGACGTTTGTCTGGATCGCCAGACTCGGCAGCTTTCGTGCCGCCGCCAGCCGTGTTTATGCTTCCCAGCCTTCAGTCTCGGCACGTATTGCCGGGTTGGAGGAACAATTGGGCGTGGAGCTGTTTGACCGATCCGGCAAGAAGATCACGCTGACTGCCAAAGGCCGTGAGTTTCTCGTCTATGCCGAAAAAATGCTGAGTCTGCACGGGGAGATGTTGCAGGCCGTCGCCAGGCCGGAATCCATCCAGGGCACCATTCGCCTGGCTGTCTCGGAGACCATTGCCCACACGTGGCTCCCCCAGTTGCTGGAACGCGTCAGCGAAGCCTTTCCGGCCATCAACCTGGAACTGGATGTGGATATCTCCGTCAGCCTGGCGGAGAAGCTCAAGAACCACGAGATCGATATCGCATTCCTGATGGGCGGCGTCAACCAGCCGGGTATCATCAACCGGGATCTCTGCCGCTATTCGCTGATCTGGGTTGCCAGCCCACAGCTCAATATCCCGGACCAGACCATGTCACTTGCCGAACTTGCCTCGTGGCCTATCGTCACCTATCCCAAACAGAGTGAGCCCTATATTGCCATCCGTTCCCTGGTGGACCCGATGAACCATTCCACAAGGGTGCATTCCTGTTCCTCACTTTCCACCATCATCCGTATGACGGTGGATGGTCTCGGCGTCAGCGCCCTTCCCCGGGAGATTCTTCAGCGGGAACTGGATACCGGAGCCCTGCGGCAGTTCGAGGTTGATGCCAACGTGCCGGATCTCGCATTCAACGCTGCCTACCGTGCCGCACCAAGCGGCAGTGTTGTCCATGCCATTGCGGAACTTGCACTGGTAACGGCAAAAGAACGCGCTGCCGTAGCGAGCCAGGTCATGCAAGACCCTGAAAAACATGACTGA
- a CDS encoding putative hydro-lyase, whose amino-acid sequence MTSTAHLDTHSTPQAVRRAAREGILTGPTSGLASGYVQVNLVILPESQAAGFLRFCQANPKPCPLLAVSEPGARNSTLLGRDLDIARDVPAYRIYRNGQVSDTRTDVADDWREDLVTFALGCSFTFEHALINAGLKVRHIEETRNVPMFNTSVPLTSSGGFGGNLVVSMRPFAAADAIRAIQITTRYPQVHGAPVHIGAPSLIGIADLNTPDYGDSVSVGDSEIPVFWACGVTPQQVLIDSGVEFAITHSPGHMLVTDIPDSSLALF is encoded by the coding sequence ATGACAAGCACCGCTCACCTGGACACCCATTCCACACCACAGGCTGTCCGTCGCGCCGCGCGGGAGGGCATCCTGACGGGCCCGACGTCCGGGCTTGCCAGCGGTTACGTCCAGGTCAACCTGGTCATCCTGCCGGAATCGCAGGCGGCGGGGTTTCTCCGTTTCTGTCAGGCTAACCCCAAGCCCTGTCCTCTGCTGGCCGTCAGCGAACCGGGTGCCCGCAACTCCACCCTGCTGGGCCGGGATCTCGACATCGCCCGGGATGTGCCAGCCTACCGCATTTACCGCAACGGTCAGGTGAGTGACACCCGTACAGACGTCGCCGATGACTGGAGGGAAGACCTGGTCACCTTTGCCCTTGGCTGCTCCTTTACCTTCGAGCACGCCCTGATCAACGCAGGGCTGAAGGTCCGGCATATTGAAGAAACGCGGAATGTACCGATGTTCAACACCTCGGTGCCTTTGACCTCCTCCGGTGGATTCGGCGGTAATCTCGTCGTCTCCATGCGGCCGTTCGCCGCCGCCGACGCCATCCGCGCGATACAGATCACCACGCGCTATCCACAGGTTCACGGAGCTCCCGTACACATCGGGGCCCCCTCGTTGATCGGCATTGCCGATCTGAACACACCGGATTACGGCGACTCCGTATCCGTGGGTGACAGTGAAATTCCAGTGTTCTGGGCCTGCGGTGTTACCCCGCAACAGGTTCTGATCGATTCTGGTGTCGAATTCGCCATCACCCACAGCCCGGGGCACATGCTGGTCACGGATATTCCTGACAGCAGCCTGGCCCTGTTCTGA
- the dctP gene encoding TRAP transporter substrate-binding protein DctP, whose protein sequence is MTTKKGLVTASLMGLAFAGSQAMAQDLDKTSINYVGSWSSLSLYQNFERPFWQEDVPEASDGQITTEVTTFDQMGLGGGEVFRLMSRDVVEVTSTVADYAVEDAPELEGLDMPMIAPDVETARNIAEAYRPVLADAFRQRYDGAQLLAVVPYPSQMVFCNADISGLSDLKGMKVRASGRTTAEFLQALGAEGITLNFSEVPGALQRGVIDCAVTGSLSG, encoded by the coding sequence ATGACTACAAAAAAAGGCCTCGTTACCGCCTCCCTGATGGGACTGGCATTTGCCGGCTCCCAGGCAATGGCCCAGGATCTGGATAAAACCAGCATCAACTACGTGGGGAGCTGGAGCAGTTTGTCTCTGTACCAGAATTTCGAACGTCCGTTCTGGCAGGAAGACGTTCCCGAAGCCTCCGATGGCCAGATCACCACCGAAGTCACCACCTTTGATCAGATGGGGCTTGGCGGCGGCGAAGTCTTCCGCCTGATGAGCCGTGATGTGGTGGAAGTCACTTCCACCGTCGCGGATTATGCGGTTGAAGATGCCCCCGAACTGGAAGGCCTCGACATGCCGATGATCGCGCCCGACGTGGAAACCGCCCGCAATATCGCGGAAGCCTATCGTCCGGTGCTGGCGGATGCGTTCAGGCAACGCTATGACGGCGCCCAGTTGCTGGCCGTTGTGCCTTATCCCTCGCAGATGGTGTTCTGTAACGCCGACATTAGCGGCCTGAGCGATCTCAAGGGAATGAAAGTCCGCGCCAGCGGCCGCACCACCGCCGAATTCCTTCAGGCCCTCGGCGCTGAAGGCATCACCCTGAACTTCAGCGAGGTGCCCGGCGCGTTGCAGCGTGGCGTTATCGATTGCGCGGTAACCGGCTCCCTGTCCGGCTAA
- a CDS encoding TRAP transporter small permease subunit — translation MFQRVNSLLDRVLAGVQVGSLWFARAGGVLILLTVALVTTEVLTRQFTGRSAVHATELTGYIMAISASWSFAYTLMCKAHIRIDALYLNFPMKVRGVLDLVALLAMAMFAILVVDAVFSVISASYSGGSTANTPLGTPLWMPQALWFLGLVWFGFAVCMVSLRALFGLLAGDVEGVQKLAGSPTLDEQIEDENKGARS, via the coding sequence ATGTTTCAACGGGTAAATTCCCTACTGGACCGGGTGCTGGCGGGTGTCCAGGTCGGTTCGCTCTGGTTTGCCCGGGCAGGCGGCGTACTGATCCTCCTGACCGTGGCCCTGGTCACCACCGAAGTGCTGACACGACAGTTTACGGGGCGTTCCGCAGTCCACGCCACCGAACTGACCGGTTACATCATGGCCATAAGCGCCAGCTGGTCGTTTGCCTACACCCTGATGTGCAAGGCACACATTCGCATTGACGCCCTGTACCTGAACTTTCCCATGAAAGTACGGGGCGTGCTTGACCTGGTGGCACTCCTGGCGATGGCCATGTTCGCCATCCTGGTCGTCGACGCGGTTTTTAGCGTTATCAGCGCTTCCTACAGCGGAGGCTCCACCGCCAACACCCCGTTGGGCACCCCCTTATGGATGCCTCAGGCGCTGTGGTTCCTGGGGCTGGTCTGGTTTGGCTTCGCCGTTTGCATGGTTTCCCTGAGAGCTCTGTTCGGTTTGCTCGCCGGCGATGTTGAGGGCGTGCAGAAACTGGCGGGCAGTCCAACGCTGGACGAACAAATTGAAGATGAAAACAAGGGTGCACGCTCATGA
- a CDS encoding TRAP transporter large permease, with protein sequence MIITALLILLVLLLLSVPVAATLIALALVLAELFSPFPLINALGDVLWSASDKYLLIAIPLFILLGEILVRTGIARGTYRALESWLSWLPGGLLHANIGTATLFSATSGSSVATAATIGTVALPQGKDMGYDPKLFTGSIAAGGTLGIMIPPSINLIVYGFLTETSIPQLFAAGLIPGLLLALMFIVGTALVCIWKPGLGGPSVSHSWGERFSGLRHLIPVLALFGIVVGSIYTGLATPTEAASLGVLGALMIAAFMKKLSVGIIVEALDGTMKTTGMIMLIIIASYFLNFVLASAGVTRELTSFLENAGLGAYSTLMLAILLYIILGFFIETLSLMVITIPIVAPIIIAMGFDPVWLGILIILLIEMALITPPVGLNLYVVQGVRDGGPFSDVMKGAMPYVAIMLLMALVLVLFPQLATFLPELMK encoded by the coding sequence ATGATCATTACCGCGCTGCTGATTCTGCTGGTTCTGCTGCTCCTGAGCGTTCCCGTCGCGGCCACGCTGATTGCTCTGGCGCTGGTGCTGGCGGAACTGTTCTCGCCCTTCCCGCTGATTAACGCCCTGGGGGATGTGCTATGGTCGGCGTCGGACAAGTACCTGCTAATCGCCATTCCCCTGTTCATCCTGCTGGGCGAAATTCTGGTGCGTACCGGCATTGCCCGCGGCACCTACCGCGCCCTGGAAAGCTGGCTGTCCTGGCTGCCAGGCGGTCTCCTGCATGCCAACATTGGCACCGCCACCCTGTTCTCGGCCACCTCCGGCTCCAGTGTGGCCACCGCCGCCACTATTGGGACCGTGGCGTTGCCACAGGGTAAGGATATGGGTTACGACCCCAAACTGTTTACCGGCTCGATTGCTGCCGGGGGTACCCTGGGCATCATGATTCCGCCGTCGATCAACCTGATTGTGTACGGCTTCCTGACCGAAACCTCGATCCCGCAGCTGTTCGCCGCTGGCCTGATACCAGGTCTGCTACTCGCGCTGATGTTCATCGTTGGCACCGCACTGGTCTGCATCTGGAAGCCCGGCCTGGGCGGGCCCAGCGTCTCTCACAGTTGGGGTGAGCGCTTTTCCGGCCTGCGTCACCTGATACCGGTGCTGGCGCTCTTTGGCATTGTGGTGGGCTCCATCTATACCGGCCTGGCGACGCCTACCGAAGCCGCCTCGCTGGGCGTGCTGGGTGCGCTGATGATTGCCGCGTTCATGAAGAAGCTGTCAGTGGGCATCATCGTGGAAGCGCTGGACGGCACCATGAAGACCACCGGCATGATCATGCTGATCATCATCGCCTCCTACTTCCTGAATTTCGTGCTGGCCTCAGCCGGGGTCACCCGGGAGCTCACCAGCTTTCTGGAAAACGCCGGTCTCGGTGCCTACTCTACCCTGATGCTGGCGATCCTGCTCTACATCATCCTCGGTTTCTTCATCGAGACCCTGTCTCTGATGGTGATCACCATTCCCATTGTCGCACCCATCATCATTGCCATGGGTTTCGATCCGGTGTGGCTGGGCATTCTGATCATTCTGCTCATTGAAATGGCGCTGATCACCCCCCCGGTGGGGCTCAACCTCTACGTGGTACAAGGGGTCCGCGATGGCGGACCGTTCAGTGACGTGATGAAGGGAGCGATGCCCTATGTCGCCATTATGCTGCTGATGGCTTTGGTGCTGGTGCTCTTCCCGCAACTGGCGACGTTCCTCCCCGAGCTGATGAAGTGA
- a CDS encoding DUF2848 domain-containing protein: protein MTTFQIADTRESIDVDIHQLVIAGWAGRVQSAIDEHIEELKEIGVTPPSSTPLFYRVSANQLSIDDSIQVLGEATSGEVEVVLIGSDQGTLVGIGSDHTDREAEAWSVAHSKQVCAKPVGGQVWRLDSVINHWDELQMASYATIDGEEVLYQEGPVTGLLHPAELLRRFGLARTELAPGQAMLCGTLPVIGELRPAQAFRMVLQDPVTGRELQHRYDIQTLPVIA, encoded by the coding sequence ATGACAACATTTCAAATCGCAGACACCCGGGAATCCATTGATGTCGATATCCATCAGCTGGTCATCGCCGGCTGGGCGGGACGTGTTCAGTCCGCCATTGATGAACACATCGAGGAACTGAAAGAAATCGGCGTTACGCCGCCATCCAGCACACCGCTGTTCTACCGTGTGTCGGCAAACCAGCTCTCCATCGATGACAGCATCCAGGTGTTGGGGGAAGCCACCAGCGGTGAAGTGGAAGTCGTCCTGATTGGCAGCGATCAGGGCACACTGGTCGGCATTGGCTCGGATCACACCGACCGGGAAGCCGAAGCCTGGTCCGTGGCCCATTCCAAACAGGTCTGCGCCAAGCCCGTCGGAGGGCAGGTCTGGCGGTTGGACAGCGTGATCAACCACTGGGACGAGCTGCAGATGGCGTCCTACGCCACCATCGACGGCGAGGAAGTACTGTACCAGGAAGGCCCGGTGACCGGCCTGCTGCACCCGGCCGAACTGCTGCGTCGTTTCGGACTGGCCAGGACCGAACTGGCCCCTGGCCAAGCCATGCTCTGCGGCACTCTTCCAGTCATCGGTGAATTACGCCCGGCGCAGGCCTTCCGCATGGTACTGCAAGATCCGGTCACCGGCCGCGAGCTTCAGCACCGCTATGACATCCAGACCCTGCCGGTGATCGCATGA